One genomic segment of Capricornis sumatraensis isolate serow.1 chromosome X, serow.2, whole genome shotgun sequence includes these proteins:
- the LOC138071569 gene encoding protein FAM209-like, with product MLLWLFFIVLMYVTVKLAGERGENNVKTPSAHPGGSLGSPGKRKEKASSNKDCMFNNLTLLKMDLVKFVSSVQNLKLAMATDSNFNLPNVEVEVPMDAHNNITVYELSGNKDSD from the coding sequence ATGTTGCTTTGGCTTTTCTTCATTGTGCTGATGTACGTAACAGTGAAGTTGGCAGGAGAGCGTGGCGAGAATAATGTTAAGACTCCTTCTGCCCATCCAGGTGGTTCATTAGGGTCtccaggaaagagaaaggaaaaggcttCCTCCAACAAAGACTGTATGTTCAATAACTTAACCCTGCTCAAGATGGACCTTGTGAAATTTGTGTCCAGTGTGCAGAATCTGAAACTCGCCATGGCAACTGACAGTAACTTCAACCTTCCCAATGTTGAGGTTGAGGTTCCTATGGATGCACACAATAACATTACAGTATATGAGCTCTCGGGCAACAAAGACTCCGATTGA